The genomic interval CTCGCAGAGTCCGTCGAGTCGCTCGAACTGGTCGTTGATGAGCGCCTTGAGTGGACCGATGTAGATGGCGCGCACACTGCCGCCGGCATCCTCGGCCAGCCGGCTGCAGATGGGCAGGAAGGCGGCCTCCGTCTTCCCGCTGGCCGTCGACGCGGAGAGGATGACGTCCTTAGTCCCATCGAGGATGGGGACGATGGCGGCCTCCTGGATGCCGCGCAGCTCCTTCCACCCTTGGGTCCAGACCCAGCGCTGCACTTGGGTGTGCAACCGGTGGAAGGCGCTCGACGCGGCGCCGCTCGGGTCAGAGCTTGAAGGATGCGAGCTCATCATCCGCTCCGGCCACAGGACTCCCCGCCTCCGTCTCGGCCAGGGGGGCCAGGTCGGGATTGACGTCCGCGGCGAGCTCCACGCCTCCGAGCAGCTCCTTCCAGTCCGCGCCCGGGTTCTGCTCGAGCACGGCCAGCAGATTGATGAAGGCCGTCACAGTGCTCCGAGGCGTGCGGAAGTAGGCCTCGCCGATGCGCTCGGAGCAGTGGGTCATGAAGCCCTGGAGTCCCTCGTCGGGCAGGCGCTGCGCGGATGGGTCTCCGGCGGAGTAGACATGCCGCAGCTTGGTGAGCAGGACGTACAAATCCTCGGGCGTGAGGTTGCCCAGCCGGAGCACTGGGGAGCTGTAGTCGACCAGCTTGCCCACCGCGAAGGTGTTCTGGGCCAATCGCGACTGGAGGGCCTCGTAGCTGTAGAGGCCGCGGCGGGTGTCCATGAGGAACTCGGGCGTTCCTCCCAGGATGAAGCCCAGCCCCTCGGCGCTGCCCTGGAGGCAGTCATTGAGGATGCGGAGAATCTGCTCGTAGTTGGACACGCGGGCCTTGGTGTTGGCCATCTTGTAGAGATTGACCAGCTCATCCAGGCAGACCATCAGACCGTCGTAGCCGGACAGGCGGACGAACCGCGCAAGGAGCTTCAGTTGGTCGTAGACATCCGCGTCGTCGATGATGGTGCGGACCCCGAGCGCCTTGCGTGCATCGGTGCGTGTCGAGAACTCGCCGCGCAGCCACTTCACGGCGTCGGCCTTGAGCACCTCGTTGCCGCTGTCATGACCGCGCCAGTAGGCGGCGATGACCTCCGCGAAGTCGTAGCCGCCCACCAGCTCCGAGAGCGCAGCGAGCTTCTCCCGAATGACGACCTCGGGGTTCAGGTTGCGGCTCTTGGCGTCCGTGAGGGCGCTGGAGACGAAGCGCTCCACGACGCTGGCAAGTGCGCCGCCCTCGGGACGGGCGCGCGTGGCCAGGTTGCGCATCAGCTCGGCGTAGAGGCTGCGGGCCT from Myxococcus stipitatus carries:
- a CDS encoding ATP-binding protein; this encodes MTDATPQGRIRPKDRDAIVQSLRAGVVPRVGQQHIQVGRVEEVRALVRDVERIAEGGSAIRFVIGEYGSGKTFFLNLIRSIALEKRLVTLHADLNPDRRLHATDGKARSLYAELMRNLATRARPEGGALASVVERFVSSALTDAKSRNLNPEVVIREKLAALSELVGGYDFAEVIAAYWRGHDSGNEVLKADAVKWLRGEFSTRTDARKALGVRTIIDDADVYDQLKLLARFVRLSGYDGLMVCLDELVNLYKMANTKARVSNYEQILRILNDCLQGSAEGLGFILGGTPEFLMDTRRGLYSYEALQSRLAQNTFAVGKLVDYSSPVLRLGNLTPEDLYVLLTKLRHVYSAGDPSAQRLPDEGLQGFMTHCSERIGEAYFRTPRSTVTAFINLLAVLEQNPGADWKELLGGVELAADVNPDLAPLAETEAGSPVAGADDELASFKL